From one Butyricimonas faecihominis genomic stretch:
- a CDS encoding M48 family metallopeptidase, translated as MSSETIFFIIVVFLCLDFVLERILESLNSKHMSPVLPDSLKGIYDEKEYSRFQSYKRENGRLDSWSSGVGFVVMIVFLVAGGFGWYNSWVVSLTDSVVWQTILFVVGLSVASSVLDIPFDYYATFRIEEKYGFNKTTRRVYWLDTVKELVLSLVLGGVLLALVVWFYTWAGTYFWLYAWGAVTLFSVFMAMFYSQLIVPLFNKQTPLQEGSLRDKIQAFAGKVGFKLDNIYVIDGSKRSTKANAYFTGLGPKKRVVLYDTLIDELTEEEIVAVLAHEIGHYKKRHTLRSMVVSVIQMGVLFWLFSLCVNNAALSEALGGDRAYFQLGLIAFAILYSPVNLILGIGMNVWSRSNEYEADAFAARYYEGDYLVSGLKKISVKSLSNLTPHPLYEYIYYSHPSLLKRIDAIKRIHE; from the coding sequence ATGAGTTCCGAAACCATATTTTTTATCATTGTTGTTTTCCTGTGCTTGGATTTCGTGTTGGAGAGAATATTGGAATCTTTGAATTCTAAACATATGTCTCCCGTGTTACCCGATAGTCTAAAGGGAATTTATGACGAGAAGGAGTATAGTCGTTTTCAATCCTACAAGCGGGAAAACGGACGGTTGGATAGCTGGAGTTCCGGAGTCGGGTTTGTTGTGATGATCGTGTTTCTCGTGGCAGGAGGTTTCGGGTGGTATAATAGTTGGGTGGTTTCTCTGACGGATAGTGTGGTCTGGCAGACCATCCTTTTCGTGGTGGGGCTTTCCGTGGCTTCTTCCGTGTTGGATATACCTTTTGATTATTACGCGACTTTCCGGATAGAGGAAAAGTATGGGTTTAATAAGACTACGAGGCGGGTCTACTGGCTGGATACGGTGAAAGAGTTGGTCCTTTCGTTGGTGTTGGGAGGGGTGTTGTTGGCGCTTGTGGTGTGGTTCTACACGTGGGCGGGGACTTATTTTTGGTTGTACGCTTGGGGTGCTGTTACCCTGTTTTCCGTGTTTATGGCCATGTTCTACTCGCAATTGATCGTGCCTTTGTTTAATAAGCAGACGCCTTTACAAGAAGGTTCGTTGAGGGATAAGATACAGGCTTTTGCGGGGAAAGTCGGGTTCAAATTGGATAATATATACGTGATTGACGGTTCGAAACGCTCCACGAAAGCAAATGCTTATTTCACGGGGCTGGGGCCTAAAAAGCGGGTCGTGTTGTATGACACGTTGATTGACGAGTTGACGGAAGAGGAGATTGTGGCCGTGCTGGCTCATGAGATCGGGCATTACAAGAAACGACACACGTTACGTTCTATGGTGGTTTCCGTGATACAGATGGGGGTGCTTTTCTGGTTGTTTTCCCTGTGCGTGAATAACGCGGCTTTGTCAGAGGCGCTGGGTGGGGACCGGGCATATTTCCAGTTGGGATTAATCGCTTTTGCCATATTGTATTCTCCCGTGAATTTGATTTTGGGAATCGGGATGAACGTGTGGTCCCGGAGTAACGAGTATGAAGCAGATGCTTTTGCGGCCCGGTATTACGAGGGTGATTACTTGGTATCCGGTTTGAAGAAAATATCGGTGAAGTCGTTAAGTAACTTGACGCCCCATCCTTTGTACGAGTATATCTATTATTCTCATCCGTCGTTATTGAAACGGATAGATGCTATAAAACGTATTCACGAATAA
- a CDS encoding zinc-dependent metalloprotease yields the protein MRKILLAVVALSLLAGPTAQAFPFKKKKKKAKTEQTATPPAPKESAFDKQVKGAKHLPGVIDAYYTPKGTLMWAIQARNLDKIYLIANRLSETSAPTDFVAGQMINDPFMVRFSTDSTNVYMHSVLCEDVLREGDPIAPSFKRNFNDPIMKTFEVKATKGDTLLIDMTAFFGRDEKCITPMGSSPMTGKKPSAMFDPSASRVKEVKNFPRNMEISSQMNYNGQNGPLTLVVRRSVVELDKDPMPMRYKDRRVGYFSTPRNFYTSDKDRVEDFEFIHRWRIEPKDMAAYLRGELVEPVKPIVFYVDNAFPEKWRGAVKQGIEDWNIAFEKAGFKNAIIAKDYPTDDPNFDPDDIRYNCVRYAVTPTANAMGPSYVDPRSGEILVADVIWYHNVISLVHDWRFVQTGAVDPRVRTEVFSDDVMNESLRYVASHEIGHTLGLMHNMGASYSFPVDSLRSPSFTKKYGTTPSIMDYARNNYVAQPGDYERGVNLVPPVLGVYDIYAINWGYRIIPNANTPEAEVATLNSWIEEKSDDPMYRFGAQQFPQTLDPTDQTEDLGDDHVKANSLCIKNLKIIMNNLEQWCSKPGASYKDIKMYYNGILSQYQRMLSHVLAYPGGVEFTDLVQDGKGGVAKKYIPKAKQQEAIKWLVNEVTTCPKWLITKDLREKLELDPNMYDQLQYAVVGKIFSAGSLGSVYEGERSGQKDAYKLDVYVNDAYKLLMAPTIASRSLSHEEMNLQTALVTIASQMSGLQTAASASAPKRGFASIDPAQALASLENSVNSQHKLCSHAECNLGEYDYFRLTMKAATLPASVGRPAMLSLLKKVQALYKEKRGTGNAATRAFYDYQIMTIDKLFKD from the coding sequence ATGAGGAAAATTTTACTCGCGGTTGTCGCCCTGTCATTACTTGCAGGGCCCACGGCACAAGCTTTCCCTTTCAAGAAAAAGAAGAAAAAAGCAAAAACCGAACAGACCGCAACACCTCCTGCTCCTAAAGAATCCGCTTTTGACAAGCAAGTGAAAGGAGCTAAACACTTGCCGGGAGTTATTGATGCTTACTACACCCCGAAAGGAACCTTAATGTGGGCCATCCAAGCTCGTAACTTGGACAAGATCTACTTGATTGCCAATCGTCTTTCTGAAACCAGCGCCCCGACCGATTTCGTGGCAGGCCAGATGATTAATGACCCGTTCATGGTTCGTTTCTCAACGGATTCCACGAACGTGTACATGCACTCCGTGCTTTGCGAGGACGTGTTAAGAGAAGGTGATCCTATCGCCCCATCTTTCAAACGGAACTTCAATGACCCGATCATGAAGACTTTCGAGGTGAAAGCCACCAAGGGTGACACGTTGTTGATCGACATGACCGCATTCTTCGGACGGGATGAAAAATGTATTACCCCGATGGGCTCCAGCCCGATGACAGGTAAAAAACCGAGCGCCATGTTCGACCCATCCGCATCTCGCGTGAAAGAGGTAAAGAACTTCCCTCGAAACATGGAAATCTCCTCTCAAATGAACTATAACGGACAAAACGGTCCTCTTACCCTTGTTGTTCGTCGTTCTGTTGTCGAACTGGACAAAGATCCCATGCCCATGCGTTACAAAGACAGACGTGTCGGTTATTTCAGTACTCCCCGGAACTTCTACACGAGCGATAAAGACCGCGTGGAAGATTTCGAATTCATCCACCGTTGGAGAATCGAGCCCAAAGATATGGCCGCTTACTTGCGCGGAGAACTCGTGGAGCCGGTAAAACCGATCGTGTTCTACGTGGATAACGCATTCCCTGAAAAATGGAGAGGTGCTGTTAAACAAGGTATTGAAGATTGGAACATCGCTTTCGAGAAAGCCGGTTTCAAAAACGCAATCATCGCCAAAGACTACCCGACCGATGATCCTAACTTTGACCCGGACGATATTCGTTACAACTGTGTACGTTATGCCGTAACCCCTACCGCTAACGCCATGGGACCGAGTTACGTGGATCCTCGTAGCGGTGAGATTCTCGTGGCTGACGTGATCTGGTATCACAACGTGATTTCTCTTGTACACGACTGGCGGTTCGTTCAGACGGGAGCCGTTGATCCTCGCGTTCGTACGGAAGTATTTAGTGACGACGTGATGAACGAATCTTTACGCTACGTGGCATCACACGAAATCGGACACACGTTAGGTCTGATGCACAACATGGGTGCAAGTTACTCTTTCCCCGTGGACTCATTACGCAGCCCGTCATTCACGAAAAAATACGGAACCACCCCGAGTATCATGGACTATGCCCGTAATAACTACGTGGCTCAACCCGGAGACTACGAACGCGGTGTAAACCTCGTTCCGCCCGTGCTAGGAGTATACGACATTTACGCTATCAACTGGGGTTACCGGATTATCCCGAACGCTAATACCCCGGAAGCCGAAGTCGCAACATTAAATAGCTGGATCGAAGAAAAATCTGACGATCCGATGTATCGTTTCGGGGCACAGCAATTCCCGCAAACTCTCGACCCGACAGACCAAACAGAAGATTTAGGAGATGATCACGTGAAAGCCAATTCACTTTGTATCAAGAACCTCAAGATCATCATGAACAACTTGGAACAATGGTGCAGCAAACCGGGAGCCTCGTATAAAGACATAAAAATGTACTACAATGGAATCTTGAGCCAGTACCAAAGAATGCTTAGCCACGTGTTGGCTTACCCCGGTGGTGTTGAATTCACGGACTTGGTACAAGACGGCAAAGGTGGTGTAGCTAAAAAATACATCCCGAAAGCCAAACAGCAAGAAGCAATCAAATGGTTAGTAAACGAAGTAACCACTTGTCCAAAATGGTTGATCACGAAAGACCTGAGAGAAAAATTGGAATTAGACCCGAACATGTACGACCAACTGCAATACGCCGTGGTAGGTAAAATCTTCAGCGCAGGTTCTCTTGGTAGTGTATATGAAGGAGAACGTTCCGGTCAGAAGGACGCTTACAAGCTTGATGTATACGTGAATGACGCTTACAAGTTACTTATGGCTCCGACCATCGCGTCCCGTTCACTTTCACACGAGGAAATGAACCTACAAACCGCCTTGGTAACGATTGCCAGCCAAATGAGCGGTCTTCAAACTGCAGCCTCCGCATCAGCTCCAAAAAGAGGTTTTGCCTCTATTGATCCGGCGCAAGCTTTAGCTAGCTTGGAAAACAGCGTGAATAGCCAGCATAAGCTGTGTAGCCATGCAGAATGCAACTTGGGAGAATACGACTACTTCCGTTTGACCATGAAAGCTGCCACACTTCCAGCATCAGTAGGACGTCCTGCCATGTTATCATTGTTGAAGAAAGTACAAGCTCTTTACAAAGAAAAACGGGGAACCGGAAATGCCGCTACCCGCGCATTCTACGATTACCAAATCATGACTATTGACAAGTTATTCAAAGACTAA
- a CDS encoding competence/damage-inducible protein A has product MKAIIITIGDEILLGQILDTNSQYISRQLTRLGAEVADILSIADQREEIWQWVDYAMKQAELIIVTGGLGPTKDDMTKKVLAEYFDTRLVMNEEVLRWIEKLLENGGMRMNEGNRSQAILPESAKILYNRKGTASGMWFERDGKVLVSLPGVPFEMEDLMIQSVIPELQRLYPHLHLDYRMLKVYDIPESELALLLEKWEEHLPEGFSLAYLPSPGFVKLRLTAKGDQVFNLDARYDSLKETLEGQHYTEGENGGTERELGELLMLKGKTIATAESCTGGNIAAQLTSIAGSSAYFRGSVVAYANDVKERVLGVRPESLEQFGAVSEPVVRQMAEGARRLIGTDYAVSTSGIAGPTGGTAEKPVGTVWIGVAGPERTIARKFVFSFTRERNIGKATMKAIEMVIEEVRNGAVNR; this is encoded by the coding sequence ATGAAAGCTATTATTATTACTATCGGGGACGAGATTCTGTTAGGACAGATTCTGGACACGAATTCACAATATATTTCGAGGCAGTTGACCCGTTTGGGGGCCGAGGTGGCGGATATATTGTCTATTGCCGATCAACGGGAGGAGATTTGGCAGTGGGTGGATTACGCGATGAAACAAGCGGAACTGATCATCGTGACTGGGGGGTTGGGACCGACAAAGGATGACATGACGAAAAAGGTGCTGGCAGAATATTTCGATACTCGCTTGGTGATGAATGAAGAAGTGTTGAGATGGATCGAGAAGTTGCTGGAGAACGGGGGAATGAGAATGAACGAGGGAAATCGTAGTCAGGCTATCTTACCGGAATCGGCCAAAATTCTTTACAATCGGAAAGGAACGGCTTCTGGGATGTGGTTTGAACGGGACGGAAAGGTATTGGTGTCTTTGCCGGGTGTTCCTTTCGAGATGGAGGATTTGATGATCCAGAGCGTGATCCCGGAATTGCAGCGCTTGTATCCGCACTTGCATCTGGATTACAGGATGTTGAAAGTGTATGACATCCCGGAATCAGAGTTGGCTCTTTTGTTGGAGAAATGGGAAGAACATTTGCCGGAAGGGTTCAGCTTGGCTTACCTGCCGTCGCCGGGATTTGTGAAGTTGCGCCTGACGGCTAAGGGGGATCAGGTTTTTAACTTGGATGCCCGTTACGATAGCTTGAAAGAGACTCTTGAAGGACAGCATTACACGGAGGGGGAGAATGGAGGAACGGAACGGGAACTTGGGGAATTACTGATGTTGAAGGGAAAGACGATTGCCACGGCAGAGAGTTGCACGGGTGGAAATATCGCGGCTCAGCTCACGTCGATAGCCGGTTCTTCCGCCTACTTTAGAGGGAGTGTGGTGGCGTATGCCAATGACGTGAAGGAACGGGTGCTGGGAGTTCGTCCTGAAAGTTTGGAACAATTCGGGGCAGTCAGTGAACCCGTGGTACGGCAGATGGCAGAAGGAGCCCGCCGTTTGATCGGGACGGATTATGCCGTTTCTACTTCCGGAATTGCCGGGCCGACTGGCGGTACGGCGGAGAAACCGGTGGGAACCGTGTGGATCGGGGTTGCCGGGCCGGAAAGAACGATTGCCCGCAAGTTCGTGTTCTCGTTTACCCGTGAAAGAAATATCGGTAAGGCCACGATGAAGGCGATTGAAATGGTTATCGAAGAAGTGCGTAACGGGGCAGTAAATAGATGA